In one window of Archocentrus centrarchus isolate MPI-CPG fArcCen1 chromosome 11, fArcCen1, whole genome shotgun sequence DNA:
- the LOC115787825 gene encoding heterogeneous nuclear ribonucleoprotein R isoform X2, whose amino-acid sequence MAAAEVNGSSAPVKEEEEPMDVTTTHTENYQTLLDAGLPQKVAESLDNIFQTGLVAYVDLDERAIDALREFNEEGALTVLQQFKESDLSHVQNKSAFLCGVMKTYRQREKQGSKVQESTKGPDEAKIKALLERTGYTLDVTTGQRKYGGPPPEDVFKGTHPGSGTEVFVGKIPRDLYEDELVPLFESAGPIWDLRLMMDPLSGQNRGYAFITYCNKDDAQKAVKLCDNHEIRPGKYLGVCISVANNRLFVGSIPKNKTRESILEDFGKVTEGLQEVILYHQPDDKKKNRGFCFLEYEDHKSAAQARRRLMSGKVKVWGNPVTVEWADPVAEPDPEVMAKVKVLFVRKLATAVTEELLEKTFSQFGKLERVKKLKDYAFVHFEERDAAVKAMEEMNGKELGGEEIEIVLAKPPDKKRKERQAARQTTRNAGYDDYYYYPPPRMPPPGRGRGRGGRGGYAYPPDYYGYDDYYDDYYGYDYHDYRGGYEDPYYGYEDVYSMRGRGTRPSRGGPPPPRARGAPPARGRGGYAQRGPPLGGPRGGRGGRGAPFQPQRGRGPRGARGNRGGNVGGKRKADVFNQPDSKRRQTNNQQNWGSQPIAQQPLQQGADYSGGEALRAAPLE is encoded by the exons ATGGCTGCTGCTGAGGTGAACGGTAGTTCTGCCCCGgtaaaggaggaggaagagcccATGGATGTGACTacgacacacacagagaactaCCAGACCCTCCTTGATGCTGGGCTGCCCCAGAAAGTAGCTGAAAGTCTAGATAATATCTTCCAGACAG GCCTGGTGGCGTACGTTGACCTGGACGAAAGGGCTATCGATGCACTGCGGGAGTTCAATGAGGAGGGGGCCCTTACTGTGCTGCAGCAGTTCAAAGAAAGCGACCTGTCCCACGTACAG AATAAAAGTGCTTTCCTTTGTGGAGTCATGAAGACctacagacagagagaaaaacaaggaAGTAAAGTACAAGAGTCCACCAAGGGCCCAGATGAGGCAAAAATAAAG GCTCTGTTGGAGCgcacagggtacaccctggatgtCACTACTGGCCAGAGAAAATATGGGGGTCCTCCACCTGAGGACGTTTTCAAAGGCACTCATCCAGGCAGTGGAACTGAG GTTTTTGTTGGAAAAATCCCGAGGGATTTGTATGAAGATGAGCTGGTGCCGCTCTTTGAGTCTGCTGGTCCCATCTGGGACCTCAGGTTAATGATGGACCCACTATCTGGTCAGAACAGAGGTTATGCCTTCATCACATACTGCAATAAGGATGATGCACAGAAGGCTGTGAAGCTT tgtgaTAACCATGAAATCCGCCCCGGCAAGTACTTGGGAGTTTGTATATCTGTTGCAAACAACCGCCTGTTTGTCGGATCAAttccaaagaacaaaacaagagAAAGTATATTGGAAGACTTTGGCAAAGTGACAG AGGGTCTCCAAGAGGTGATATTGTACCACCAGCCAGATGACAAGAAGAAGAATCGTGGTTTCTGTTTCCTGGAGTACGAGGACCACAAGTCCGCAGCACAGGCTCGCCGTCGCCTGATGAGTGGCAAGGTCAAAGTGTGGGGGAACCCAGTCACTGTGGAGTGGGCTGACCCTGTAGCTGAGCCAGACCCAGAGGTCATGGCCAAG GTAAAAGTGCTTTTTGTGAGGAAGCTGGCTACAGCAGTGACTGAAGAGCTTCTTGAAAAGACCTTCTCCCAGTTTGGAAAGCTGGAACGAGTGAAGAAATTGAAAGACTACGCTTTTGTCCATTTTGAAGAAAGGGATGCTGCCGTAAAG GCAATGGAGGAGATGAATGGGAAGGAACTGGGAGGAGAAGAAATTGAAATTGTCCTGGCAAAGCCCCCAGACAAGAAGAGGAAAGAGCGCCAAGCAGCTCGGCAGACTACCAGAAATGCAGG GTATGACGACTACTACTATTACCCACCTCCACGCATGCCTCCGCCAGGCCGAGGTAGGGGTCGCGGTGGCCGAGGGGGCTATGCCTATCCACCAGATTACTATGGCTATGATGACTACTATGATGACTACTATGGCTACGACTATCATGACTACCGTGGTGGCTATGAAGACCCTTACTACGGCTACGAAGATGTGTACAGCATGAGGGGCCGTGGTACTCGTCCCAGCAGGGGCGGGCCACCTCCTCCTAGGGCTCGTGGAGCTCCACCGGCACGAGGCCGCGGTGGTTACGCCCAAAGAGGGCCGCCCCTCGGTGGTCCGAGGGGTGGCCGAGGAGGGCGGGGTGCCCCTTTCCAGCCTCAGAGGGGCCGTGGTCCTCGCGGGGCCAGGGGCAATCGCGGCGGAAACGTCGGCGGAAAGAGGAAGGCAGACGTGTTTAACCAACCTGACTCCAAGCGCCGCCAGACCAACAACCAACAGAACTGGGGGTCCCAGCCCATCGCCCAGCAGCCCCTGCAGCAAGGGGCCGACTATTCCG
- the LOC115787825 gene encoding heterogeneous nuclear ribonucleoprotein R isoform X1, producing MAAAEVNGSSAPVKEEEEPMDVTTTHTENYQTLLDAGLPQKVAESLDNIFQTGLVAYVDLDERAIDALREFNEEGALTVLQQFKESDLSHVQNKSAFLCGVMKTYRQREKQGSKVQESTKGPDEAKIKALLERTGYTLDVTTGQRKYGGPPPEDVFKGTHPGSGTEVFVGKIPRDLYEDELVPLFESAGPIWDLRLMMDPLSGQNRGYAFITYCNKDDAQKAVKLCDNHEIRPGKYLGVCISVANNRLFVGSIPKNKTRESILEDFGKVTEGLQEVILYHQPDDKKKNRGFCFLEYEDHKSAAQARRRLMSGKVKVWGNPVTVEWADPVAEPDPEVMAKVKVLFVRKLATAVTEELLEKTFSQFGKLERVKKLKDYAFVHFEERDAAVKAMEEMNGKELGGEEIEIVLAKPPDKKRKERQAARQTTRNAGYDDYYYYPPPRMPPPGRGRGRGGRGGYAYPPDYYGYDDYYDDYYGYDYHDYRGGYEDPYYGYEDVYSMRGRGTRPSRGGPPPPRARGAPPARGRGGYAQRGPPLGGPRGGRGGRGAPFQPQRGRGPRGARGNRGGNVGGKRKADVFNQPDSKRRQTNNQQNWGSQPIAQQPLQQGADYSGNYGYSNDTMEFSQDSYGQQWK from the exons ATGGCTGCTGCTGAGGTGAACGGTAGTTCTGCCCCGgtaaaggaggaggaagagcccATGGATGTGACTacgacacacacagagaactaCCAGACCCTCCTTGATGCTGGGCTGCCCCAGAAAGTAGCTGAAAGTCTAGATAATATCTTCCAGACAG GCCTGGTGGCGTACGTTGACCTGGACGAAAGGGCTATCGATGCACTGCGGGAGTTCAATGAGGAGGGGGCCCTTACTGTGCTGCAGCAGTTCAAAGAAAGCGACCTGTCCCACGTACAG AATAAAAGTGCTTTCCTTTGTGGAGTCATGAAGACctacagacagagagaaaaacaaggaAGTAAAGTACAAGAGTCCACCAAGGGCCCAGATGAGGCAAAAATAAAG GCTCTGTTGGAGCgcacagggtacaccctggatgtCACTACTGGCCAGAGAAAATATGGGGGTCCTCCACCTGAGGACGTTTTCAAAGGCACTCATCCAGGCAGTGGAACTGAG GTTTTTGTTGGAAAAATCCCGAGGGATTTGTATGAAGATGAGCTGGTGCCGCTCTTTGAGTCTGCTGGTCCCATCTGGGACCTCAGGTTAATGATGGACCCACTATCTGGTCAGAACAGAGGTTATGCCTTCATCACATACTGCAATAAGGATGATGCACAGAAGGCTGTGAAGCTT tgtgaTAACCATGAAATCCGCCCCGGCAAGTACTTGGGAGTTTGTATATCTGTTGCAAACAACCGCCTGTTTGTCGGATCAAttccaaagaacaaaacaagagAAAGTATATTGGAAGACTTTGGCAAAGTGACAG AGGGTCTCCAAGAGGTGATATTGTACCACCAGCCAGATGACAAGAAGAAGAATCGTGGTTTCTGTTTCCTGGAGTACGAGGACCACAAGTCCGCAGCACAGGCTCGCCGTCGCCTGATGAGTGGCAAGGTCAAAGTGTGGGGGAACCCAGTCACTGTGGAGTGGGCTGACCCTGTAGCTGAGCCAGACCCAGAGGTCATGGCCAAG GTAAAAGTGCTTTTTGTGAGGAAGCTGGCTACAGCAGTGACTGAAGAGCTTCTTGAAAAGACCTTCTCCCAGTTTGGAAAGCTGGAACGAGTGAAGAAATTGAAAGACTACGCTTTTGTCCATTTTGAAGAAAGGGATGCTGCCGTAAAG GCAATGGAGGAGATGAATGGGAAGGAACTGGGAGGAGAAGAAATTGAAATTGTCCTGGCAAAGCCCCCAGACAAGAAGAGGAAAGAGCGCCAAGCAGCTCGGCAGACTACCAGAAATGCAGG GTATGACGACTACTACTATTACCCACCTCCACGCATGCCTCCGCCAGGCCGAGGTAGGGGTCGCGGTGGCCGAGGGGGCTATGCCTATCCACCAGATTACTATGGCTATGATGACTACTATGATGACTACTATGGCTACGACTATCATGACTACCGTGGTGGCTATGAAGACCCTTACTACGGCTACGAAGATGTGTACAGCATGAGGGGCCGTGGTACTCGTCCCAGCAGGGGCGGGCCACCTCCTCCTAGGGCTCGTGGAGCTCCACCGGCACGAGGCCGCGGTGGTTACGCCCAAAGAGGGCCGCCCCTCGGTGGTCCGAGGGGTGGCCGAGGAGGGCGGGGTGCCCCTTTCCAGCCTCAGAGGGGCCGTGGTCCTCGCGGGGCCAGGGGCAATCGCGGCGGAAACGTCGGCGGAAAGAGGAAGGCAGACGTGTTTAACCAACCTGACTCCAAGCGCCGCCAGACCAACAACCAACAGAACTGGGGGTCCCAGCCCATCGCCCAGCAGCCCCTGCAGCAAGGGGCCGACTATTCCGGTAACTATGGTTACAGTAATGACACCATGGAGTTTTCACAGGATTCTTATGGGCAGCAGTGGAAGTAG